The nucleotide window CAGGCCGAGGGTGTCGTAGTGGTGCAGGGTGCGCACCGTGATCCCCGTGAAGCCGGAGACCTGCCCGACCGGGTAGCCCATCGCAGCGCCCTTCGTCCCGTCCTGTGCGGCCGGCCCGGGCGGTGCGGCGGTGCCGCCCGCCGGGCCGGGCCTCAGGATGGGGCCTGACGCCGGGTGAGGGTCAACCGGGCAGGGGCCCGCCCCCGTTCGCCGCCCGGTGGGACGCCCGTTCAGGCGTCGGGATAGCGCTCCTGCAGTACCGAGTTCACCAGTGCCCGGACGTCCTCCCGGTCCAGGCCCTCGGTGTGGGCCCGGCACATCCAGGCGCGGAGTTCCTCGCGCAGCTGGGCGTCCGCCGCGGTCGTGGGGCGGGCGAGCGTACGGCTGACGAAGGTGCCCAGGCCGGGGCGCGGTTCGACCAGGCCCTCGCGTTCCAGTTCGCGGTAGGCCTTCAGGGTCGTATTGGGGTTGACCTTGGTCGTCGCGGCGACCTGTGCGGCGGTCGGCAGGCGGTCGCCCTCCACCAGGATGCCCAACCGCAGCGCCTGCTGGACCTGTTGCACGATCTGGAGGTAGGTGGCGACGCCACTGCGGCGGTCGATCCGGAACTCGACGACGCTCACCACCTCTCCGCTGCTTCCGCCGGTGCCGCGCTGCCCGACCGCTTGATGATCGGGCTGCCCGTGCCGGGTGTCAAAGCGCCGCTCGGGGCAGGGCGCCGGCGCGGCGTCCGTCCCGGCGGGCCGCCGCCCGCTCCGGCCGCCGCGCGCCCGCCCGTTCAGAGTGGCCGCCGTCGGATGCGCCACACCACGAAGGCGAGCACGAGGGCGGTCAGGGCCAGCAGGATCCCCGCGCCCCGCCACTGCATCCCGGCCATCTGTTCGTAGTCGAAGTACTGGGCCACGTGGTGGACGATGCCCAGCTTGGCCCGGCAGCCCTCGGTGTCGCCGGTGGTGCAGGTGCCGTAGCCGTAGAGCCTGCCGTCGGCGGTGGACACCCAGTCGTCCACGCGGACGGCGCCGGACGGCAGGCTCGGGCCCTCGGAGTCGAAGGGGTAGCTGATGCTGCGGAGGGTGCCCAGCCGGCTGCGGAGCCGTTCGGACCAGAGCACGGAGGTGACCATGGCGAGGACGAAGGCGCCGGCCATGGCCGGCACCGTCCGCTTGACCAGCATGCCCAGGGCGATACCGCAGACCGTCAGGAACAGGGCCCAGGCGACCGGGACGGGCCCGGTGCTCTCGAAGAGCCCGCTGGCCAGCCAGTCGCCGCCCATGGCGAGGAGGTGCGCCGGTGCCCACAGCCAGGTGAAGGCGGCCGACAGCAGGGCGGTGCACAGCGCGATCACGGCCAGCGGCAGGCCGATGGTGGCGGCGGCCCAGCGGCCGCGGCTCACCGACTGGGTGCTGACCAGCGTGAGGGTGCGGTGCTCCTGCTCCGCGGCGATCAGCGGGGCGCCGAGGAACACGCCGGCCACGACGGGCAGGTAGGTCAGCAGCTGGCGGCCGCCGGAGAACAGCTGCCCGTAGGCGTGCTCGAAGGAGTTGTTCAGGTTTCCGTGGGCGTCGGGGGCGGTGCCGTGGGTGTGCAGGAAGTCCGTCAGGCCGGCGCGCCGGCAGACGAAGGTCACGCAGCCCACGGCGGTGGTCAGCAGGACCAGGAGCAGGAAGGTGCGGTGCCGGCGCCAGACCAGCCAGGGCAGACCGTGCAGCAGGGTGCGGCGGGGGGTGGCGCCGCCGGGCACCGGGGCGGCGTCCGCCGGCCGGGCGCCGGCGGTGCGGGTGCTCGTCACGCCGCGGCCTCTTCGGGGCCGTCGATGCGGGCCTCGTCCGCGATCAGGCTGGGCGCGTCGGGCGAGCGCAGATAGGCGAGCAGGACCTCCTCCATGCTCGGCGAGAGCGTCTCCCAGCCGTCGCCGACCGGCCCGCCGGGCCGGATCAGGGCGCTGAACTGCCGCCCGGTGATCCGGGACTCGATCACGGTGTGCCGGCGCCGCAGCTCCTCGGGCACCCCGTCGCCGCCCTCGGCCACGCCCGTCACCAGCAGATGGGCCGGTACCAGCTCCTCGGTCTGGCCGGCCATCCGCAGCCGGCCCTCGGCGAGCACGAGGAGGTAGTCACACATGACCTCCAGCTCGGAGAGCATGTGGGACGACATCAGCACCGTCGTGCCGTGCTCGGCGGCCTCGGCCATCAGCAGCCCCGACAGCTCGTGCCGGGCGAGCGGGTCCAGGTCGGACATCGGCTCGTCGAGCAGCAGCAGCTCGGGCCGCTTGCCGAAGGCGAGGGCGAAGGCCACGCGGGTGCGCTGGCCGCCCGAGAGGGTGCCGATCCGGGCGGTGAACGGCACGTTCCCGGACCGGACGATCCGCTCGGCCACCGCCTGGTCCCAGCGCGGGTTCAGCTCACGGCCGAGCCGCAGGGTCTCGGCGACCGTGAAGCGGGGGTAGAGCGGCTTGTCCTGGGCGAGGAAGGCGATGCGGGACAGGACGGCCGGGTCGGACACCGGGACGCCGAACAGCTTCAGCGTGCCGGTGGTCGGCTCCACCAGCCGGGTCGCGGCGCCCAGGAAGGTGCTCTTGCCCGCGCCGTTCGGGCCGACGAGCGCGCAGATGTGGCCGGCGGGGAGCCGGAAGGAGCAGTCCCGCAGGGCCCAGCCGCCGCGGTACTTCTTCCCCAGTCCCTCGGCCTCGATGGCCCACGGGCTCGGGTCGCTCACCCGGATCCCCCCTTTAGCTAGTTCATTAGTGGAATGAGTATGGGGAGGGGTCCGGACGCCTGTCAACAAGAGTCGGGGCGCCGCTCGTGCGGCTGAGCGGAAGGGGAGGCCGGCGCGCGCCGGCCCGGTGTCCCTCAGACGCGCTCCACCAGCGATTTCGTCATGCAGCGGCTGTCCTCGTAGGTCCGGTACAGCCCGAACTTCTTCTCGGCCCTCACATAGCCGCTGGAGGCGTACAGCTCCAGCGCCTCGGGCTGCTTGGTGCCGGTCTCCAGCACCATCCGGGAGCGTCCCGCGGCCCGTGCGTCCGCTTCCAGGGCGGCCAGGATCCGCCGGGCCAGCCCCCGCCCACGGGCCTCCTGGAGCACGAACATCCGCTTGATCTCGGCGTCGCCGACCTCGTACCCCTCGGCCGCGTCCTCCTGCAGCCGCCATCCGCCGGTGGCCAGCGGGCGGGTGCCGTCGTACGCGATCAGATACGTGCCGCGCGGCGGGGCGAACATCTCCGGGGCGAGCGGGGTGATGTCACCGTCGTCGCCGTAGCGCCGGGCGTACTCCTGCTGCACCAGGGCGTCGAGGGTGACCGCGTCGGGGTGGTCATAGCGGACGGGGCGTATCTCCATTCCAGAAATCGTACGGGTGAGCGGGCGGGCGGCGCGATCAGGTGCCGGGGATGGGTATCGTGCCCGGATGCTCACCGTGACCTCTGTGAATGTGAACGGGCTGCGCGCCGCGGCCAGGAAGGGCTTCGTCCCGTGGCTGGCGGAGACCCCGGCCGATGTGCTGTGCCTGCAGGAGGTGCGGGCCGAGACCGCTCAGCTGCCGGACGAGGTGCGCGCGCCCGCGGGCTGGCACACCGTGCACGCCCCGGCGGCCGCCAAGGGGCGGGCCGGTGTCTCGCTCTTCACCCGGCGGGAGCCGGAGCGGGTCCGGGTGGGTTTCGGGTCCGCGGAGTTCGACGGCAGCGGGCGCTACGTCGAGGCGGACCTGCCCGGGGTGACGGTCGCCAGCCTCTATCTGCCCTCCGGAGAGGTCGGCACCGAGCGGCAGGACGAGAAGGAACGCTTCCTGGCGGAGTTCCTGCCCTACCTCGTCGACCTGCGCAAGCGTTCCGCCGCGGACGGCCGTGAGGTGGCGGTGTGCGGCGACTGGAACATCGCGCACCGGGAGGCCGACCTGAAGAACTGGAAGGCCAACCAGAAGAAGTCCGGTTTCCTCCCCGAGGAGCGCGCCTGGCTGACCGACGTCCTCGACGAGAACCGCGGCGGCTATGTGGACGTCGTCCGCGCCCTGCACCCGGACACCGCGGGCCCCTACTCGTGGTGGTCCTACCGGGGCCGGGCCTTCGACAACGACGCGGGCTGGCGCATCGACTACGCGATGGCCACGCCCGGCCTCGCCGCGCGGGCCGTCAAGGCGTACGTGGAGCGCGCGGCGAGCCATGACGAGCGGTGGTCCGACCACGCGCCGGTGACGGTCGTCTTCGAGCGCTGAGCCGGGCGCCCGCCGCGGACCCGGTCGGGGACGTGAGCCCGCCCGCCGCGCCGTCCGGGCGCACCGGGCGGGCTCACGTCCCCTCGCACCCGCGCTCGCGCAGCCACTCCGTCACCTCGGCCCGGACCCGGCGGTCCACGGCCATGGCGAGTTCGGCCTCGACCACGCCCTTGGACAGCGGGCGGAGCGTGTCGATGGTCCCGGCGATGAGATCGACCTCGTCGGGGCCGGGGTGGTCGCCGGCGGAGGGCCGTGCCAGCACGTCGGAGAGGACGTGGGTGCGGATGAGGGTGGTGAAGATGCCGGCCAGGGCGTCGGCGTGCGCACGGACCTGGCGGCCCGCTTCGAGGACGGCGGCCAGCGGGACGCCCCGGCTGACGAGTTCGGTGGAGGCGTCCAGCAGGCGGCGGCTGATGTGCACGAACTCGTCGCCGTCGACGGCGAGATAGCCGATGTCCAGGGACGCGCTGAGGTTCTCGGCGGTGATGTCCCCGCTGAAGTGGTCGGCGAGCTCCTCGGGGGTCAGGCGGACCGGCGTCTCCTGCGACCAGGGCGCGACCAGGGGGTTCTCCAGGCCCAGGAGTTCGCCCACGTCGCGGCCGGACTCGAAGGCCGAGAAGAGGTCGGCGATACCGCCGAGGGTGTGGCCGCGCTCCAGGAGGGCGCCGATGGTGCGCAGCCGGGCGAGATGGTGCTCGTTGTACCAGGCGATCCGGCCCTCGCGGCGCGGCGCCGGCAACAGCTTGCGCTCGCGGTAGAAGCGCAGCGTACGGACCGTGATGCCGGCCTCCCTGGCCAGGTCGGCCATGCGGAATTCGCGCGCCGGGGGGTCCGCTTGCCCGGTGTGCTCGTCCTGGGGGTGCTCGTTCGCTGCCACGGGTTCAGCCTATGCCGGGGGTGCGGCGCCGGGCCGGGGTACCGGGGCGTGGGTACGACCGCCGGTAACTTCCTGCCATCCGCCCCCTACCGCTCGGTACGCGGCTGCCCTACGCTCCTATTGTGCCAGTGATTGCTGGCACAGTTTTCGGGGCGGCGGTGACGCCGGCTGTGAGGGCGGATGTCACGGCACCGAAGATGGCAGGACGGACGTCGGACTCGGGAGGCGGCGGGATGGCCGAGCGCGAGCGCAGGCATGTGCGGGTTGCGGTGATCGGATCGGGCTTCGGTGGTCTGGGGGCGGCCGTCCGGCTGCGGCGCCAGGGCATCACCGACTTCGTGGTCCTGGAGCGGGCCGGCTCGGTGGGGGGCACCTGGCGGGACAACAGCTATCCGGGGTGCGCGTGCGACGTGCCCTCGCATCTGTACTCGTTCTCCTTCGCGCCGCACCCCGAGTGGCCGCGGAACTTCTCCGGGCAGCCGCACATCCGCGCCTACCTGGAGCGGGTCACCGACACCTTCGGGCTGCGCCCGCACCTGCGGTTCCATTCGGAGGTGGAGAGCCTGCGGTGGGACGGCGCGGAGCTGCACTGGGAGATCGAGACGGCGAGCGGGCCGCTGACCGCCGATGTCGTGGTGTCGGCGACCGGGCCGCTGTCGGACCCCAAGATCCCCGCCATACCGGGGCTGGACACCTTCCCCGGCACGGTGATGCACTCCGCGCGCTGGGACCACGACCACTCGCTGCGCGGTAAGCGCCTCGCGGTGGTCGGCACCGGCGCCTCGGCCATCCAGATCGTACCGGCCGTCCAGCCGGAGGTGGAGCGCCTCACGCTCTTCCAGCGCACCCCGCCCTGGGTGCTGCCGCGCGCCGACCGCGAGATCAGCGCGGCCGAGAAGTGGCTGCACACCAAGGTCCCGGCGACCCGGGCCGCGCGCCGTCAACTGCTGTGGAGCATCCGGGAGTTGCAGGTCAGCGCGTTCACCAAGCGCCCCGATCGGCTGGGCTTCCTGGAGCTGCTGGCCCGCAACCACATGAAGAAGGCCATCAAGGACCCGGCGCTGCGGACCGCGCTGACCCCCGGCTACCGCATCGGCTGCAAGCGGATCCTGCTCTCCAACACGTACTACCCGGCCCTGGCACGGCCGAATGTGGACCTGGTCGCCGCGGGGCTGAAGGAAGTGCGCGGCAGCACCCTCGTGGGGTCCGACGGGAGCGAGGCGGAGGCCGACGCGATCGTCTTCGGCACCGGGTTCCATGTGACGGACATGCCGATCGCGCAGCGCGTCACTGGTGCCCACGGCACGACGCTGGCCGAGGAGTGGAAGGACGGCATGGAGTCGCTGCGCGGCGCCACCGCGGCCGGCTTCCCCAACTTCCTCACCATCGTCGGGCCCAACACCGGCCTCGGGAACAGCTCGATGATCCTGATGATCGAGGCGCAGCTGACCTACCTGGCCGACTTCCTGCGCCAACTGGACGTCCTCGGCGGGAAGATCGCGCTGAGCGCCCGGCCGTCCGCCGTACAGGAGTGGAACCGCACCATCCAGCGCCGGATGACGCGCACGGTGTGGAACACCGGCGGCTGCGACAGCTGGTATCTGGACGCCAACGGCCGCAACACCACCGTCTGGCCGGGAACGACCGGGGAGTTCAAGAAGGCCACCCGGCAGGTCGACCTCGCGGAGTACGAGGTGCTGCGGCCCGCCCGCACCCCCGCGGAACGGACGTCCGGCACGGCCGCGGAGGTGGCCGCATGAGCCGCCGGCCCGCGCACGTCACCAGCGGCCCCTACGCCCCGCCGGTGCCGCGCACCACGCTGACCGTCACCTCGGCCGACGGCGCCCGGCTGTACGCCGAGGTCCACGGCCCCGAGGACGCCCCGGCCGTCGTCCTGGCACACGGCTGGACCTGCTCGACCGCCTTCTGGGCCCCGGTCGTCCGGGCGCTGGCCGGTGACCACAAGGTCGTCGTCTACGACCAGCGCGGCCACGGCCGCAGCCCCGCCGCCCCGCCGGCGGGCCACAGCACCGACGCGCTCGCCGACGACCTGGTCGCCGTCCTGGAAGCGGCCCTGCGGCCGGGCGAACGCGCCGTGCTGGGCGGCCACTCGATGGGCGGGATGACGATCATGGCAGCGGCCGGGCGGCCGCAGCTGCGCGCGCGAGCCGCGGCCGCGCTGCTGTGCAGCACCGGCAGCGCCGATCTCGCCGCCGAATCACGGGTGTTCGCGCTGCGCAGCCCGCAGGGGCGCCGCCGAGCGCACCGGCTGCTGCTGCGCTCGCGCGTCCCGCTCGGCCCCCAGTCGCCGCTCACCAGGCGCCTGCTGAAGTACGCCACCATGGGCCCCGGCGCCACCGCCGCGCAGGTGGCGGCCTGCGCCCGGATCGTGCACGGCTGCCCGTCGGGCGTCCGGGCCCGGTGGGGCGCGGTGCTGGCCGGGATCGAACTGACCGGCGGCGCCGGCGGCCTGGAGCTGCCCACCGAGGTCCTCGTGGGCACCGCCGACCGGCTCACCCCGCCGGTGCACGCCCGACGGCTGGCGTCCGTCCTCCCCGACTTCCGCGGTCTGACCGAACTCCCCGGGCTGGGACACATGACGCCGGTCGAGGACCCGGACGCGGTCACGGGACGGCTGCGCGCACTCGTCCGCGACCATCTGCACCCGACCGGCACCGAGCCCACCGACACCGCTCCCGGGGGCGGCACGCAGACGAAGGAGAGCACGGCATGAGCGCACGCAGGAGCCTGGAGGGCCAGGTCGTCGTCGTCACGGGTGCGGCGCGCGGGGTCGGCGCGCTGCTGGCCCGCAAGCTGTCGGCACGCGGGGCGACGCTTGCACTGGTCGGGCTGGAGCCGGACGCGCTGCGCGAGGTCGCGGCCGCGCTGCACGGCCCGGCGCACCACTGGCACGCCGATGTCACCGACCACGAGGCGATGGTGCGGGTGGCGGGCGAGGTCAAGGACCGCTTCGGGAAGGTCGATGTGGTCGTCGCCAATGCCGGGGTGGCGACCGGCGGGCCGTTCGCCGACTCCGACCCCGTCGCCTGGAAGCGGGTCATCGAGGTCAACCTCATCGGCGGCGCGGTCACCGGCCGCGCCTTCCTGCCCCTCCTCACGGCGTCCCGCGGCTACTTCCTGCAGATCGCCTCGCTGGCCGCGATCACCCCGGCGCCGATGATGACCGCGTACTGCGCGTCCAAGTCGGGCGCGGAGGCGTTCGCGCACAGCCTGCGCGCCGAGGTCGGGCACCGCGGCGTTCGGGTGGGGGTCGGCTATCTGAGCTGGACGGACACCGACATGGTGCGCGGCGCGGACCAGGACGTCGTGATGCGCGAGCTGCGCTCCCGGCTGCCCTGGCCGTCGAACAAGACCTACCCGCTGGGCCCCGCCGTCGACCGGATCGTGGCGGGCATCGAGCGCCGCTCGGCGCACATCTACGGGCAGTGGTGGCTGCGCGGGATGCAGTCGGTGCGCGGCTACCTGCCCGCGCTCATCGGGACCGTGGGCCAGCGGGAGATGCGGCGGTTCGGGGCGCGGCTGGACGGGATGCGGGTCGGGCTGGTGGGCGCCGGCGGGGAGGCGGACGAGAAGGCCCGGGCCGGCCGGTGAGCGGGCGTACGCCCGGCCCGTGAGCGGCCATGCGTCACGGAGAGTGTCGGTTCGTGATCGAAATGCGAGCAATGTCCGGGCGTGTCACGCTGAATCGGGGTCACAACCCCCCTACACCCCACTAGGAGTGAACAGCATGGGCATCAAGGACCAGTTCCAGGACAAGGCCAACGAGCGCAAGGACCAGGCGCAGCGCGCCATGGGCGACTCTCGCGAGCAGGGTCACGAGCGCGGCCAGCGCAAGGACGAGGAGCGCGGCGGTCAGCGTCAGGACCAGGAGCGCGGCCAGCGTCAGGGCCAGCCGCGTGAGCGCGGCCAGCAGGGCCGTCAGCCCGCCCAGGACGCGATGGACGCGGCCGAGGGTCGCCACCAGAGCTGAGTTGGCACGTCCTGAACATCACGCGGGGCGGCGTACGCGCCATGCGTGAGGGGCGCACCCGGTCGACCGGGTGCGCCCCACCGCGTGTCCTCCGCCGGCCTGCGCCCCGTCGGCCCGCGGCCGGTTCAGGCCCCGACTTCTCCGACTTCTCCGGCTTCTCCGGCTTCTCCGGCTTCTCCGGTCACCTCAGAGGGGCCCGCCTCGCGCGGCGGCAGCGGGGGGCGCCGCAGGTCCGGGACGTCCGACAGGTCCGGAGGCGTCGCCGCCGGATGCCGGTCCAGCAACTCCAGCGCCGTGCGCACCGCGACACCCAGGGTCGGATGCCGGCCCTCGGCCCAGTGCAGCGGTGACCGCAGCGCCTCGATGTCGACCTCGACGCCGTGGTTCTCCACGCCCCAGCCGTAGAGCCGGAACCACGCGGCGTTCATCGGGACGGTGATGGTGGTGCCGTCGCCGAGCCGGTGCCGGCCGGTCATGCCGACCACCCCGCCCCAGGTGCGCATGCCCACCACCGGGCCGATGCCCTGGAGTTTGAAGGCCGCGGTGATCATGTCGCCGTCGGAGGAGGTCATCTCGTCGGCGACCGCCACGACCGGGCCGCGCGGGGCGTTGCTGGTGTACGAGACGGGCTCGGCGTCGCGGGTCAGGTCCCAGCCCATGATGGTGCGGGTGAGTTTCTCGATGACCAGCTCGGAGATGTTGCCGCCCGCGTTGCCCCGGACGTCCACGATCAGCGCGGGCCGGGAGACCTCCATCCGCAGATCGCGGTTGAACTGCGCCCAGCCGGAGCCGCCCATGTCGGGGATGTGCAGATAGCCGCATCGTCCGCCGCTCAACTCCCGTACCACCGCCCGGCGTTTGGCCACCCAGTCCTGGTAGCGCAGCGGCCGTTCGTCGACCAGCGGGACCACCGCGACCCGGCGGGCCGGGCCCTCGCCGTCGGGCGGGGAGAAGGTGAGCTCCACCGTGGTGCCGCCGGCCGCGGCCAGCAGCGGGGCCGGCCCGGCCCCCGGGTTCACCCGGCGGCCGTCGACATGGGTCAGCGCCGCCCCCTCGCGAATGCCCGTACCGGCCAGCGGCGAGCGGGCCTTGGAGTCCGAGGACTCACCCGGCAGGATCCGCTGCACCACCCAACAGCCGTCCCGGTGCACGAAGTTGGCGCCGAGCAGACCCATGGCACGCTGGTAGTGCGGCGGGCCCTCGTTGCGCCGGGCGCCGGTGACGTACGCGTGCGAGGTGCCCAGTTCGCCGAGCACCTCCCGCATCAGATCGGCGAACTCGTCCGGGCTGGCGACCCGGTCGAGCAGCGGCCGGTACTGCGCGAGCACCCCCTCCCAGTCGATGCCGCACATCCCCGGGTCCCAGAAATAGGCCCGGGTGATCCGGCCCGCCTCCTCGAACGCCTGGTACCACTCGGCCGCCGGTTCGACGTCGTGCAGGATGCGCCGCAGATCCAGGAAGACCGTGGAGTCGCTGTCCGGCGGCTCGGTCGCGGGCACCGCGCGCAGCTCGCCCTCGTCGTTGACGACCAGCCGGGAGCCGTCGCCGCTGAGCGCGAACTCGTCCAGGGAGCTGGTGAGTTCGGTGCGCCGGGCCTTGGTCAGATCGAAGTGTTCGAGGGTGGGCCGGCCCGAGGTGTCGGCGGGGTTGGCGAAGGTCTCGCCCAGCGCGCCGGAGATCGGCCAGCGCAGCCAGACCAGTCCGCCGCCGCTGACCGGCTCCAGGGAGGAGTATTTGGAGGCCGCCACCGGGAACGGGGTGACACGGTTCGCCAGCCCCTCCACCTCCACCAGCACCGGCCCCTCGCCGGGCAGCGGAGGATTCTCGTCCGGGTCCAGACCGCCCGCCGCGGGCCGCCCCTCCGGGGACAGCGCGAAGGGGGAGGGGGTCGCCGACGACAGCGGGACGAGATAGGGCCGGCAGCCCAGCGGGAACGACAGATCGCCGGTGTGCACGTCATAGACCGGGTCGAAGCCGCGCCAGGACAGGAACGCCAGATAGCGGCCGTCGCGGGTGAACACCGGCTGCTCGTCCTCGAAGCGGCCGTTGGTGACGTCCACGATGTGCCCGTCGGACAGCCGGGCCATCCTGATCTGCCGCAGCGTACGGCCGATGCCGGGGTGCGACCAGGTCAGCCAGCGCGAGTCGGGGGAGAACGCCAGGTCGCGGACCGGGCCGTTGGTGGAGCGGACCAGCTCGGCGACCGTGCCGTCGGCCGGCTCCGGGCCGGTGCCGCCCTCCTCCTCGGGGCGGGCCACCGC belongs to Streptomyces sp. NBC_01454 and includes:
- a CDS encoding GntR family transcriptional regulator, whose amino-acid sequence is MVSVVEFRIDRRSGVATYLQIVQQVQQALRLGILVEGDRLPTAAQVAATTKVNPNTTLKAYRELEREGLVEPRPGLGTFVSRTLARPTTAADAQLREELRAWMCRAHTEGLDREDVRALVNSVLQERYPDA
- a CDS encoding ABC transporter permease produces the protein MTSTRTAGARPADAAPVPGGATPRRTLLHGLPWLVWRRHRTFLLLVLLTTAVGCVTFVCRRAGLTDFLHTHGTAPDAHGNLNNSFEHAYGQLFSGGRQLLTYLPVVAGVFLGAPLIAAEQEHRTLTLVSTQSVSRGRWAAATIGLPLAVIALCTALLSAAFTWLWAPAHLLAMGGDWLASGLFESTGPVPVAWALFLTVCGIALGMLVKRTVPAMAGAFVLAMVTSVLWSERLRSRLGTLRSISYPFDSEGPSLPSGAVRVDDWVSTADGRLYGYGTCTTGDTEGCRAKLGIVHHVAQYFDYEQMAGMQWRGAGILLALTALVLAFVVWRIRRRPL
- a CDS encoding ABC transporter ATP-binding protein — translated: MSDPSPWAIEAEGLGKKYRGGWALRDCSFRLPAGHICALVGPNGAGKSTFLGAATRLVEPTTGTLKLFGVPVSDPAVLSRIAFLAQDKPLYPRFTVAETLRLGRELNPRWDQAVAERIVRSGNVPFTARIGTLSGGQRTRVAFALAFGKRPELLLLDEPMSDLDPLARHELSGLLMAEAAEHGTTVLMSSHMLSELEVMCDYLLVLAEGRLRMAGQTEELVPAHLLVTGVAEGGDGVPEELRRRHTVIESRITGRQFSALIRPGGPVGDGWETLSPSMEEVLLAYLRSPDAPSLIADEARIDGPEEAAA
- a CDS encoding GNAT family N-acetyltransferase is translated as MEIRPVRYDHPDAVTLDALVQQEYARRYGDDGDITPLAPEMFAPPRGTYLIAYDGTRPLATGGWRLQEDAAEGYEVGDAEIKRMFVLQEARGRGLARRILAALEADARAAGRSRMVLETGTKQPEALELYASSGYVRAEKKFGLYRTYEDSRCMTKSLVERV
- a CDS encoding exodeoxyribonuclease III, giving the protein MLTVTSVNVNGLRAAARKGFVPWLAETPADVLCLQEVRAETAQLPDEVRAPAGWHTVHAPAAAKGRAGVSLFTRREPERVRVGFGSAEFDGSGRYVEADLPGVTVASLYLPSGEVGTERQDEKERFLAEFLPYLVDLRKRSAADGREVAVCGDWNIAHREADLKNWKANQKKSGFLPEERAWLTDVLDENRGGYVDVVRALHPDTAGPYSWWSYRGRAFDNDAGWRIDYAMATPGLAARAVKAYVERAASHDERWSDHAPVTVVFER
- a CDS encoding MerR family transcriptional regulator, with translation MAANEHPQDEHTGQADPPAREFRMADLAREAGITVRTLRFYRERKLLPAPRREGRIAWYNEHHLARLRTIGALLERGHTLGGIADLFSAFESGRDVGELLGLENPLVAPWSQETPVRLTPEELADHFSGDITAENLSASLDIGYLAVDGDEFVHISRRLLDASTELVSRGVPLAAVLEAGRQVRAHADALAGIFTTLIRTHVLSDVLARPSAGDHPGPDEVDLIAGTIDTLRPLSKGVVEAELAMAVDRRVRAEVTEWLRERGCEGT
- a CDS encoding flavin-containing monooxygenase encodes the protein MAERERRHVRVAVIGSGFGGLGAAVRLRRQGITDFVVLERAGSVGGTWRDNSYPGCACDVPSHLYSFSFAPHPEWPRNFSGQPHIRAYLERVTDTFGLRPHLRFHSEVESLRWDGAELHWEIETASGPLTADVVVSATGPLSDPKIPAIPGLDTFPGTVMHSARWDHDHSLRGKRLAVVGTGASAIQIVPAVQPEVERLTLFQRTPPWVLPRADREISAAEKWLHTKVPATRAARRQLLWSIRELQVSAFTKRPDRLGFLELLARNHMKKAIKDPALRTALTPGYRIGCKRILLSNTYYPALARPNVDLVAAGLKEVRGSTLVGSDGSEAEADAIVFGTGFHVTDMPIAQRVTGAHGTTLAEEWKDGMESLRGATAAGFPNFLTIVGPNTGLGNSSMILMIEAQLTYLADFLRQLDVLGGKIALSARPSAVQEWNRTIQRRMTRTVWNTGGCDSWYLDANGRNTTVWPGTTGEFKKATRQVDLAEYEVLRPARTPAERTSGTAAEVAA
- a CDS encoding alpha/beta fold hydrolase — its product is MSRRPAHVTSGPYAPPVPRTTLTVTSADGARLYAEVHGPEDAPAVVLAHGWTCSTAFWAPVVRALAGDHKVVVYDQRGHGRSPAAPPAGHSTDALADDLVAVLEAALRPGERAVLGGHSMGGMTIMAAAGRPQLRARAAAALLCSTGSADLAAESRVFALRSPQGRRRAHRLLLRSRVPLGPQSPLTRRLLKYATMGPGATAAQVAACARIVHGCPSGVRARWGAVLAGIELTGGAGGLELPTEVLVGTADRLTPPVHARRLASVLPDFRGLTELPGLGHMTPVEDPDAVTGRLRALVRDHLHPTGTEPTDTAPGGGTQTKESTA
- a CDS encoding SDR family oxidoreductase; translated protein: MSARRSLEGQVVVVTGAARGVGALLARKLSARGATLALVGLEPDALREVAAALHGPAHHWHADVTDHEAMVRVAGEVKDRFGKVDVVVANAGVATGGPFADSDPVAWKRVIEVNLIGGAVTGRAFLPLLTASRGYFLQIASLAAITPAPMMTAYCASKSGAEAFAHSLRAEVGHRGVRVGVGYLSWTDTDMVRGADQDVVMRELRSRLPWPSNKTYPLGPAVDRIVAGIERRSAHIYGQWWLRGMQSVRGYLPALIGTVGQREMRRFGARLDGMRVGLVGAGGEADEKARAGR
- a CDS encoding S41 family peptidase, which produces MPATPGPPVGSYLRFPHLHGELLCFAAEDDLWVAPLTPEGREPGRAWRLTVDRTRVGHPRFSPDGQHLAFTTWRSLDPEVHLAPVEGGPARRLTYWGSTDARVCGWTPPDHEGNAHILAVSSHGQPFSYYSWAYSLPTDGGTGGKLPWGPVSDIAVTDVDGERRTLLLTGKPPHEPASWKRYRGGATGRMWLHGTRLMPDLRGHLDSVMFVGGRIAFLSDHEGIANVYSCLPDSTDLRRHTDHADFYARHASTDGSRIVYQCAGDLWLIDDLGPDAVPRRLDVRLGGPRAGRRTYQVPAASHVTALAVDTTGRASAVGVRGSLYWLTHRDGPARTIHDTPGVRVRLPEMLGSTGRIAYLTDAEGEDAIEITDLPRASEPGGPRRLAAGELGRVHEMAASPDGDRLAVASHDGRLLLVAVARPEEEGGTGPEPADGTVAELVRSTNGPVRDLAFSPDSRWLTWSHPGIGRTLRQIRMARLSDGHIVDVTNGRFEDEQPVFTRDGRYLAFLSWRGFDPVYDVHTGDLSFPLGCRPYLVPLSSATPSPFALSPEGRPAAGGLDPDENPPLPGEGPVLVEVEGLANRVTPFPVAASKYSSLEPVSGGGLVWLRWPISGALGETFANPADTSGRPTLEHFDLTKARRTELTSSLDEFALSGDGSRLVVNDEGELRAVPATEPPDSDSTVFLDLRRILHDVEPAAEWYQAFEEAGRITRAYFWDPGMCGIDWEGVLAQYRPLLDRVASPDEFADLMREVLGELGTSHAYVTGARRNEGPPHYQRAMGLLGANFVHRDGCWVVQRILPGESSDSKARSPLAGTGIREGAALTHVDGRRVNPGAGPAPLLAAAGGTTVELTFSPPDGEGPARRVAVVPLVDERPLRYQDWVAKRRAVVRELSGGRCGYLHIPDMGGSGWAQFNRDLRMEVSRPALIVDVRGNAGGNISELVIEKLTRTIMGWDLTRDAEPVSYTSNAPRGPVVAVADEMTSSDGDMITAAFKLQGIGPVVGMRTWGGVVGMTGRHRLGDGTTITVPMNAAWFRLYGWGVENHGVEVDIEALRSPLHWAEGRHPTLGVAVRTALELLDRHPAATPPDLSDVPDLRRPPLPPREAGPSEVTGEAGEAGEAGEVGEVGA